One Citrobacter amalonaticus genomic window carries:
- the xthA gene encoding exodeoxyribonuclease III: MKFVSFNINGLRARPHQLAAIVEKHQPDVIGLQETKVHDDMFPLEDVAKLGYNVFYHGQKGHYGVALLTKETPIAVRRGFPDDGEEAQRRIIMAEIPSPLGNLTVINGYFPQGESRDHPIKFPAKAQFYQNLQNYLDNQLKCDNPVLIMGDMNISPSDRDIGIGEENRKRWLRTGKCSFLPEEREWMDRLLGWGLVDTFRHAHPETTDKFSWFDYRSKGFDDNRGLRIDLLLASQPLAERCVETGIDYEIRSMEKPSDHAPIWAKFKV; encoded by the coding sequence ATGAAATTTGTCTCTTTTAATATCAACGGCCTGCGCGCCAGACCTCATCAACTGGCAGCCATCGTCGAAAAACACCAACCCGATGTCATTGGCCTGCAGGAGACAAAAGTTCACGACGACATGTTCCCGCTCGAAGATGTCGCAAAACTCGGCTACAACGTTTTCTACCACGGGCAGAAAGGTCACTATGGCGTGGCGCTGCTGACCAAAGAGACGCCCATCGCCGTGCGCCGGGGTTTTCCCGATGATGGCGAAGAGGCTCAGCGCCGCATCATCATGGCGGAAATCCCTTCTCCGCTGGGCAATCTGACGGTGATCAACGGCTACTTCCCGCAGGGTGAAAGCCGCGACCATCCGATTAAATTCCCGGCCAAAGCGCAGTTTTATCAGAACTTACAAAACTATCTCGACAACCAACTGAAGTGCGACAACCCGGTGCTGATCATGGGGGATATGAATATCAGTCCGTCCGATCGGGATATCGGCATTGGCGAAGAGAACCGCAAGCGCTGGCTGCGGACAGGTAAATGTTCGTTCCTGCCGGAAGAGCGTGAGTGGATGGACCGCCTGCTGGGCTGGGGCCTGGTTGACACCTTCCGCCACGCGCACCCGGAAACCACCGACAAATTCTCGTGGTTTGATTACCGTTCGAAGGGATTTGATGATAACCGCGGTCTGCGTATCGATCTGCTGCTGGCAAGCCAGCCGCTGGCGGAGCGTTGTGTGGAAACCGGTATCGACTATGAAATTCGCAGCATGGAAAAACCGTCTGACCATGCGCCGATATGGGCAAAATTTAAGGTCTGA
- the astC gene encoding aspartate aminotransferase family protein encodes MSQSITRENFDEWMMPVYAPAPFIPVRGEGSRLWDQQGKEYIDFAGGIAVNALGHAHPELREALNVQASKFWHTGNGYTNEPALRLAKKLIDATFADRIFFCNSGAEANEAALKLARKYAHDHHGSNKSGIVAFKNAFHGRTLFTVSAGGQPAYSQDFAPLPPDIRHAVYNDINSASTLIDDTTCAVIVEPMQGEGGVVPATQAFLQGLRELCDRHNALLIFDEVQTGVGRTGELYAYMHYGVTPDLLTTAKALGGGFPIGALLASEKCASVMTVGTHGTTYGGNPLATAVAGKLLDIINTPAMLNGVKQRHDWFVERLNAINLHTGLFSEIRGLGLLIGCVLNDSFAGKAKQISQEAAKAGVMVLIAGGNVVRFAPALNVTQEEVASGLDRFALACEQIKAGGSS; translated from the coding sequence ATGTCTCAGTCAATTACGCGTGAAAATTTTGATGAATGGATGATGCCCGTTTATGCACCGGCGCCTTTTATTCCGGTACGTGGCGAAGGTTCACGCTTGTGGGATCAGCAGGGTAAAGAGTATATCGACTTCGCGGGAGGTATAGCGGTCAACGCGCTGGGACACGCGCATCCGGAACTGCGTGAAGCGCTGAATGTGCAGGCGAGCAAATTCTGGCATACCGGCAATGGCTATACCAACGAGCCGGCGCTACGACTGGCGAAAAAGCTCATCGACGCCACCTTTGCCGATCGCATCTTCTTCTGCAACTCCGGGGCTGAGGCCAACGAGGCGGCGCTGAAACTGGCGCGCAAATATGCGCACGACCACCACGGCAGCAATAAGAGCGGCATTGTCGCGTTCAAGAACGCCTTTCACGGTCGTACGTTGTTCACGGTCAGCGCCGGAGGACAACCGGCCTATTCGCAAGATTTCGCGCCGCTGCCGCCGGATATCCGCCACGCCGTCTACAACGACATTAACTCTGCCAGCACGCTGATTGACGATACCACCTGCGCCGTCATCGTCGAACCGATGCAAGGGGAAGGTGGTGTTGTGCCTGCAACCCAGGCCTTCCTGCAAGGGCTGCGCGAGTTGTGCGATCGACATAATGCGTTGCTGATTTTTGATGAAGTGCAGACCGGCGTGGGTCGCACCGGTGAACTGTACGCCTACATGCACTATGGCGTGACGCCGGATTTGCTGACTACCGCCAAAGCGCTGGGCGGCGGGTTCCCGATTGGCGCGCTGTTGGCCAGTGAAAAATGCGCCAGCGTGATGACCGTCGGGACTCACGGCACAACCTATGGCGGTAATCCGCTGGCGACCGCCGTCGCCGGGAAATTACTCGATATCATCAATACGCCTGCGATGCTGAACGGGGTGAAACAGCGCCATGACTGGTTTGTGGAGCGTCTGAACGCCATTAACCTGCACACCGGGCTGTTCAGTGAAATTCGTGGCCTGGGACTGTTGATTGGCTGCGTGCTGAACGATTCGTTCGCCGGTAAAGCCAAACAGATTTCCCAGGAAGCGGCGAAAGCGGGCGTAATGGTGCTGATTGCCGGGGGCAACGTGGTGCGTTTTGCACCGGCGTTGAACGTCACGCAGGAAGAGGTCGCCAGCGGTCTCGACCGTTTTGCGCTGGCCTGCGAACAGATTAAAGCCGGAGGTTCATCATGA